One segment of Leptospiraceae bacterium DNA contains the following:
- a CDS encoding TetR/AcrR family transcriptional regulator: MAPKKKAKSKKQLGVGRPLKKNGLTVRDDLVLAGTELLKTTPLENLSLRQVAAKAGVSHVATYHHFKNKNDLLAAIAELGFQKYFASYQEELKRTDNDFLGRYRALGWTYVQFILNNQQFARIMFGGVGVDVKLHPTLAAVSRRTYKQLHEIIRMGQRLGVIGEGNARDKTIASWAMIHGIAMLFLEGRIKPKNNLKEMEDLIQSVTEYAYLGMKR; encoded by the coding sequence ATGGCTCCAAAAAAGAAGGCAAAATCTAAAAAACAACTTGGAGTAGGTCGACCGTTAAAAAAAAATGGGCTAACTGTAAGAGATGATTTAGTCCTAGCAGGCACGGAACTTCTAAAAACCACTCCTCTTGAAAATCTTTCTCTCAGGCAAGTTGCGGCAAAAGCAGGAGTCAGTCATGTTGCAACCTATCATCATTTTAAAAATAAAAACGATCTTCTTGCGGCTATCGCTGAACTAGGCTTTCAGAAATACTTTGCTTCCTACCAAGAAGAGCTAAAAAGAACAGATAACGATTTTCTCGGAAGATACAGAGCTTTAGGTTGGACGTATGTGCAGTTTATTCTGAATAACCAACAGTTTGCGCGTATTATGTTTGGAGGAGTGGGAGTCGATGTAAAACTTCATCCGACTTTAGCCGCAGTATCTAGAAGAACCTATAAGCAGTTACACGAAATTATCCGAATGGGTCAAAGGCTTGGGGTAATCGGAGAAGGTAATGCAAGAGACAAAACGATTGCATCTTGGGCAATGATACACGGTATTGCTATGTTATTTCTAGAAGGTAGAATTAAACCCAAAAACAATCTTAAAGAGATGGAAGATTTAATTCAATCAGTAACCGAATATGCATATCTCGGAATGAAGCGGTAA
- a CDS encoding PAS domain-containing sensor histidine kinase yields the protein MNHSIYTDKEERIKTLEQKVKELTERQTAIDQHSLVAITDINGIILHVNEKFSKICQYSKQELIGKNYRIINSKYHSKYFFQHLFDTIQAGNIWHGEIRNISKSKKIFWVNTTIIPLISGTSENKNQYIVLGTDISEQKKIQEELIAAKIFANSVTDSVSAHICVLNKIGEILSVNKAWRDFYFQNGTEREINWLGINYLKLCDTARGPEANDAIVTANGIRSVMLSQLDEFVHEYPCHSPTEKRWFSIRVTRFHDNSGNIVIAHELITQRKLAEEEIQRYTKELESLNQTKDKFFNIIAHDLRNPFSGIISVSEMLESKITAEGNEVFLPLKKFVELIYGSSKSAFSLLENLMQWAKSQTGNIKFDPIILSIKKTINANLPLIETNAIAKNISIQNKIELDDLVIADEIMLNTVLRNLITNAIKFTYTNGEIIITSEESGEFLQINVADSGTGISPENLEKLFRIDSKFTKNGTGGEKGTGLGLILCKEFIEIQGGQIWAKSEIGKGSVFTFTLPLATHIDSGNFANSKKCQ from the coding sequence ATGAATCACTCAATTTACACCGACAAAGAAGAAAGAATAAAAACTCTCGAACAAAAAGTTAAAGAATTAACGGAAAGGCAAACTGCCATAGATCAACATTCATTGGTTGCGATTACGGATATAAATGGAATAATTTTACATGTAAATGAAAAATTTTCCAAAATTTGTCAATATTCAAAACAAGAATTAATTGGAAAAAATTATAGAATTATTAATTCAAAATATCATTCAAAGTATTTTTTCCAGCATCTATTTGATACAATTCAGGCTGGAAATATATGGCATGGAGAAATTCGAAATATTTCTAAATCGAAGAAAATATTCTGGGTGAATACTACTATTATTCCCCTAATCTCAGGGACTTCAGAAAACAAGAATCAATATATCGTATTAGGAACAGATATCAGTGAGCAAAAGAAAATACAAGAAGAGTTAATAGCCGCAAAAATTTTCGCTAATTCAGTGACTGATTCTGTATCTGCGCATATTTGCGTGCTAAATAAAATTGGAGAAATACTATCTGTAAATAAAGCATGGCGTGATTTTTATTTTCAAAATGGAACTGAACGGGAAATTAATTGGTTAGGAATAAATTATTTAAAACTATGTGACACAGCTCGAGGACCGGAAGCAAATGATGCAATTGTGACTGCGAATGGTATACGTTCTGTTATGCTCTCGCAATTAGATGAATTTGTCCATGAATATCCCTGCCACAGCCCAACAGAAAAAAGGTGGTTCAGTATTCGTGTTACAAGATTTCATGACAATAGTGGTAATATAGTAATCGCACACGAACTCATTACCCAAAGAAAACTAGCCGAAGAAGAAATACAAAGATACACAAAAGAATTAGAAAGTTTAAATCAGACTAAGGATAAATTTTTCAATATTATTGCCCATGATCTTAGAAATCCATTTTCTGGAATTATAAGTGTTTCAGAAATGTTAGAATCCAAAATAACAGCAGAAGGAAATGAAGTTTTTTTACCGTTAAAAAAGTTTGTCGAGTTGATTTATGGGTCTTCGAAATCAGCTTTTAGTTTACTAGAAAATCTAATGCAATGGGCAAAATCGCAAACAGGAAATATAAAATTTGATCCAATAATTCTTTCTATAAAAAAGACGATTAATGCAAATTTGCCGCTGATAGAAACTAACGCAATTGCAAAGAATATATCAATACAAAACAAAATAGAATTAGATGACTTAGTAATAGCAGATGAAATTATGCTAAATACAGTTCTAAGAAACTTAATTACGAATGCCATAAAGTTTACGTATACAAATGGAGAAATTATAATAACTTCTGAAGAGTCAGGTGAATTTTTACAAATAAACGTTGCTGATAGTGGAACAGGAATTTCTCCCGAGAACCTTGAGAAACTTTTTCGAATTGATTCCAAATTCACGAAAAACGGAACTGGAGGTGAAAAAGGTACAGGACTTGGTCTTATTTTATGTAAAGAATTCATCGAAATTCAGGGAGGACAAATTTGGGCAAAAAGTGAAATAGGAAAAGGAAGCGTGTTCACATTTACTTTGCCTTTAGCTACTCATATAGATTCTGGAAATTTCGCAAATTCAAAAAAATGCCAATAA